TTTGAATCCGCCTGAGGGCTGCAGATTTCACCCTCGTTGTCCACAGGTGATGCCCATTTGCAGAGAGTCCTGTCCCTTACTGGAGAGAATCGGCGACCGCCACAGCGTCGCTTGTTTTCTTCACAAAGGAGCTGAGGACTGGTGAACGAGAATATCCTGGTTCTTGAAGGAGTCAACAAACACTTCCCCCTGAACTCTTTCAGAATGCGTGGAAAGGTTGTTCATGCAATGGACGACGTGTCTTTTTCTCTGCGAAGAGGGGAAGTGCTCGCGATAGTTGGAGAGTCCGGCAGCGGAAAAACTACAACTGCAAACGTAATAAGCAGGATCTACAGACAAACGGCAGGCAGAGTAGCTTTTGAAGGAAGAGAACTGAGCGGCAGCATGTCACGAAAAGAAGAGCTGAAACACCACAAGAGGGTCCAGATGATATTTCAGGACCCTTTCGGAGCATTGAATCCGACAAGAACGATAGGCGGGATTATGGAACGGCCGTTCATTATTCACAAGATTGCGAAAGAAAAGAGATCGGTACAGGAAATGGTAGACAACATACTCACTCAGGTAGGCCTTGAGCCGCCGGAGCAGTTCACTCGCAAGTTTCCCCATGAACTATCTGGCGGTCAGAGACAAAGGGTGAATATCGCAAGAGCCTTCTCTGTCGAGCCAGACCTCATTCTGGCCGACGAGCCCACTTCAATGCTCGACGTATCCAACAGGATGAGCATTATGAACATGATGCTAAACCTCAAAGAGCGACATGGAGTATCCTTCATATACATAACTCATGATCTCGCAGGCGCCCGTTATATGAGCGACAGGATAATAGTCATGTATGCCGGCATGATCATGGAGATCGGTCCGGCAGAAGAAGTGATAAACAACTCCTTTCACCCGTATACGAGACTGTTGAAATCGGCCGCTCCAGCTCCTGAAATTGGACTCAAGCGTAAACCACTGACAACCGGAGGAGACATCCCCTCGCTAATCGACCCTCCCGGCGGTTGCCGCTTCCACCCACGCTGTCCGTTCGCCAGAGAAACGTGTTCTACGCAGATACCGGAGATCAAGAAGATTGGCGAGGACCACTACGCCAGATGCATTCTCTAGAGTAGTCCCGGTTCGACAGCTATAAGCCAGAAACAGCCGAAAGATCATCACTTCCACAAAAAAAGTAGTCATACAGAAGGTTAACCCATAGCTGATGCAAAAGTTTCTCAGAGATTTCCAGACTTCATTGAGGAGAGGGCTCTTTCCAAACTACCGTGTGCAAGCATATTGAATCGGAGGCCCCCGCGAATTGCGACCTATGGTCTTTCACAGCGGGAAGCCATAGTGTAATCAGAGTAACGATCCTCTGGTATAGATTCAACACCAAACTTCTCTGGGGATTCCGGTAAGGGAAATTATCTTCTGTATGTAATGCAATCATCAGCTGGAAGACTGCTCGATGTTACCCACGACCAGGGGGTTCTCGCTCTTTTTTATGCTTCTCTTCAAGTACGAGAGAAAGTCTTCGGGCGGCTGATGGTCTCTGAACCCTTCGCCAATCTCTTCGGATTCTTTCTCATCGAGCGTCACGGATAACGTA
The genomic region above belongs to Mesotoga infera and contains:
- a CDS encoding ABC transporter ATP-binding protein, with the protein product MNENILVLEGVNKHFPLNSFRMRGKVVHAMDDVSFSLRRGEVLAIVGESGSGKTTTANVISRIYRQTAGRVAFEGRELSGSMSRKEELKHHKRVQMIFQDPFGALNPTRTIGGIMERPFIIHKIAKEKRSVQEMVDNILTQVGLEPPEQFTRKFPHELSGGQRQRVNIARAFSVEPDLILADEPTSMLDVSNRMSIMNMMLNLKERHGVSFIYITHDLAGARYMSDRIIVMYAGMIMEIGPAEEVINNSFHPYTRLLKSAAPAPEIGLKRKPLTTGGDIPSLIDPPGGCRFHPRCPFARETCSTQIPEIKKIGEDHYARCIL